A region of Arabidopsis thaliana chromosome 5, partial sequence DNA encodes the following proteins:
- a CDS encoding Ubiquitin-like superfamily protein (Ubiquitin-like superfamily protein; CONTAINS InterPro DOMAIN/s: Ubiquitin supergroup (InterPro:IPR019955); BEST Arabidopsis thaliana protein match is: Ubiquitin-like superfamily protein (TAIR:AT5G48710.1); Has 1807 Blast hits to 1807 proteins in 277 species: Archae - 0; Bacteria - 0; Metazoa - 736; Fungi - 347; Plants - 385; Viruses - 0; Other Eukaryotes - 339 (source: NCBI BLink).), protein MSTKSSSIHGRNEVKMEGEKRKDVESESTHVTLNVKGQDEEGVKVFRVRRKARLLKLMEYYAKMRGIEWNTFRFLSDDGSRIREYHTADDMELKDGDQIDALLPQESGFGPSTVFRV, encoded by the exons ATGTCAACGAAGAGCAGTAGTATTCATGGAAGGAATGAAGTGAAGATGGAAGGGGAAAAGCGTAAAGACGTTGAGTCGGAATCAACTCATGTTACTCTGAATGTGAAGGGTCAA GATGAGGAAGGGGTTAAAGTCTTCCGGGTGAGAAGGAAGGCTAGGCTTCTTAAATTGATGGAATATTACGCCAAAATGAGAGGCATAGAGTGGAACACATTTCGCTTTCTATCTGATGATGGCTCAAGAATTCGAGAGTATCATACAGCTGATGAC ATGGAGCTGAAAGATGGAGATCAAATCGATGCATTGTTGCCTCAAGAAAGTGGTTTTGGTCCTTCTACAGTATTTAGAGTTTGA